In Bos indicus x Bos taurus breed Angus x Brahman F1 hybrid chromosome 23, Bos_hybrid_MaternalHap_v2.0, whole genome shotgun sequence, a single genomic region encodes these proteins:
- the NHLRC1 gene encoding E3 ubiquitin-protein ligase NHLRC1 codes for MGAEAAGSGPALRELLREAETSLLECKVCFERFGHRQQRRPRNLSCGHVVCLACVAALAHPRTLALECPFCRRACRGCDTSDCLPVLHFLELLGSALRPGPAAPRAAPSAPGVLTCQHAFGGWGTLVNPTGLALCPKTGRVVVVHDGKRRVKVFDSGGGCAHQFGEKGDAAQDLRYPVDVTVTNDCHVVVTDAGDRSLKVFDFFGQIKLVLGGHFCLPWGVETTPQNGVLVTDAEAGSLHLLEVDFPEGVLRRTERLQAHLRHPRGVAVSWLTGAIAVLEHPLGPGACSSTTVKVFSASMQLIGQVDSFGLSLFFPSKITASAVAFDHQGNVVVADTSSPAVLCLGKPEEFPVLKPIITHGLSHPVALTFTKESSLLVLDSAAHSVKVYKVDWG; via the coding sequence ATGGGGGCCGAGGCCGCTGGGAGCGGGCCGGCGCTGCGGGAGCTGCTGCGCGAGGCCGAGACCAGCCTGCTTGAGTGCAAGGTGTGCTTCGAGCGGTTCGGCCACCGCCAGCAGCGGCGCCCACGCAACCTGTCCTGCGGCCACGTGGTCTGCCTGGCCTGCGTGGCCGCCCTGGCGCACCCGCGGACGCTGGCCCTCGAGTGCCCCTTCTGCCGGCGGGCCTGCCGGGGCTGCGACACCAGCGACTGCCTGCCAGTGCTCCACTTCCTGGAGCTCCTGGGCTCCGCGCTGCGGCCCGGCCCGGCTGCCCCGCGCGCCGCCCCCTCCGCCCCGGGGGTCCTCACCTGCCAGCACGCCTTCGGCGGCTGGGGGACCCTGGTCAACCCCACCGGGCTGGCTCTGTGTCCCAAGACGGGGCGGGTCGTGGTGGTGCACGACGGCAAGAGGCGAGTCAAGGTCTTCGACTCCGGGGGAGGCTGCGCGCATCAGTTTGGAGAGAAGGGGGACGCTGCCCAGGACCTTCGGTACCCGGTTGACGTCACGGTCACCAACGACTGCCATGTGGTCGTCACCGACGCCGGCGACCGCTCCCTCAAAGTATTTGACTTTTTCGGCCAGATCAAACTCGTCTTGGGAGGCCACTTCTGCTTGCCGTGGGGTGTGGAGACCACCCCGCAGAATGGGGTCTTGGTCACGGACGCGGAGGCGGGGTCCCTGCACCTCCTGGAGGTCGACTTTCCCGAAGGGGTCCTCCGGAGGACTGAACGGTTGCAGGCTCACCTGCGTCACCCGCGGGGGGTGGCGGTGTCCTGGCTCACCGGGGCCATCGCGGTCCTTGAGCACCCCCTGGGGCCCGGCGCCTGCAGCAGCACCACGGTGAAGGTGTTTAGCGCGAGCATGCAGCTCATCGGACAGGTGGACTCCTTCGGGCTGAGCCTCTTTTTCCCTTCCAAGATCACCGCCTCCGCCGTGGCCTTCGATCACCAGGGCAACGTGGTGGTTGCCGATACTTCCAGTCCGGCTGTCCTCTGTCTAGGCAAACCGGAGGAGTTTCCAGTGCTGAAGCCCATCATCACCCACGGTCTTTCGCATCCCGTGGCGCTGACCTTCACCAAGGAGAGTTCTCTTCTTGTGCTGGACAGCGCGGCCCATTCTGTAAAAGTCTACAAGGTTGACTGGGGGTGA